Proteins encoded in a region of the Phacochoerus africanus isolate WHEZ1 chromosome 8, ROS_Pafr_v1, whole genome shotgun sequence genome:
- the RPL11 gene encoding 60S ribosomal protein L11 isoform X2, which yields MAQDQGEKENPMRELRIRKLCLNICVGESGDRLTRAAKVLEQLTGQTPVFSKARYTVRSFGIRRNEKIAVHCTVRGAKAEEILEKGLKVREYELRKNNFSDTGNFGFGIQEHIDLGIKYDPSIGIYGLDFYVVLGRPGFSIADKKRRTGCIGAKHRISKEEAMRWFQQKYDGIILPGK from the exons ATGGCG CAGGATCAAGGTGAAAAGGAAAACCCCATGCGGGAACTTCGCATCCGCAAGCTCTGCCTCAACATCTGCGTTGGGGAGAGTGGAGACAGACTGACCCGGGCAGCCAAGGTGCTGGAGCAGCTCACAGGCCAGACTCCTGTGTTCTCCAAAG CTAGATACACCGTCAGATCCTTTGGCatcaggagaaatgaaaagattGCCGTCCACTGCACAGTCCGTGGGGCCAAGGCAGAAGAAATACTTGAGAAAGGTCTAAAG GTGCGAGAGTACGAGTTAAGGAAAAATAACTTCTCGGATACTGGAAACTTTGGTTTTGGGATCCAAGAACACATCGATCTGGGGATCAAATATGACCCAAGCATTGGTATCTACGGCCTGGACTTCTACGTG GTGCTGGGTAGGCCAGGTTTCAGCATCGCAGACAAGAAGCGCAGGACAGGCTGCATTGGGGCCAAACACAGAATCAGCAAAGAGGAGGCCATGCGCTGGTTCCAGCAGAAG TATGATGGGATCATCCTTCCTGGCAAATAA
- the RPL11 gene encoding 60S ribosomal protein L11 isoform X1 → MAQDQGEKENPMRELRIRKLCLNICVGESGDRLTRAAKVLEQLTGQTPVFSKARYTVRSFGIRRNEKIAVHCTVRGAKAEEILEKGLKVREYELRKNNFSDTGNFGFGIQEHIDLGIKYDPSIGIYGLDFYVVLGRPGFSIADKKRRTGCIGAKHRISKEEAMRWFQQKVNLICLRKWWSVVLVNGVGIWG, encoded by the exons ATGGCG CAGGATCAAGGTGAAAAGGAAAACCCCATGCGGGAACTTCGCATCCGCAAGCTCTGCCTCAACATCTGCGTTGGGGAGAGTGGAGACAGACTGACCCGGGCAGCCAAGGTGCTGGAGCAGCTCACAGGCCAGACTCCTGTGTTCTCCAAAG CTAGATACACCGTCAGATCCTTTGGCatcaggagaaatgaaaagattGCCGTCCACTGCACAGTCCGTGGGGCCAAGGCAGAAGAAATACTTGAGAAAGGTCTAAAG GTGCGAGAGTACGAGTTAAGGAAAAATAACTTCTCGGATACTGGAAACTTTGGTTTTGGGATCCAAGAACACATCGATCTGGGGATCAAATATGACCCAAGCATTGGTATCTACGGCCTGGACTTCTACGTG GTGCTGGGTAGGCCAGGTTTCAGCATCGCAGACAAGAAGCGCAGGACAGGCTGCATTGGGGCCAAACACAGAATCAGCAAAGAGGAGGCCATGCGCTGGTTCCAGCAGAAGGTAAACTTGATCTGTCTCAGGAAGTGGTGGAGTGTGGTGTTGGTGAATGGAGTTGGGATATGGGGGTGA